The following proteins are encoded in a genomic region of Mahella australiensis 50-1 BON:
- a CDS encoding carbohydrate ABC transporter permease yields the protein MNKTNKVSIGPTLIYIFFSIYAIICLIPFIAVVSISLSGEKDIVDFGYSLIPKNVDLSAYRYIFSDPTQLIRSYEVTIFVTVIGTILSVLFMAMIAYALSRSSFKYKSPISFYIFFTMLFNGGLAPTYILITQYLHMADTIWVLIVPGLINAWHIILLRTFFQKMPESIIESAKMDGASEMRVFFQFMLPLSTPALATVAFLGAMGRWNDWFTALLYINKPELMPLQYLLQRMLSNIQFMQQLMDNMPAAFINADLVPSESARMAMAVVAAGPMLVVFPFFQKYFVEGLTVGSVKG from the coding sequence TGCGATAATATGCCTTATACCGTTTATAGCGGTGGTGTCCATATCTTTATCGGGCGAAAAAGATATAGTGGATTTCGGATACAGCCTTATACCCAAAAACGTTGATCTGTCGGCATATAGATATATATTTTCGGACCCGACGCAGCTTATAAGGTCATATGAGGTTACTATATTCGTAACGGTTATCGGGACAATTTTGAGCGTGCTTTTTATGGCTATGATTGCGTACGCCTTGTCGCGTAGCAGCTTTAAGTATAAAAGCCCGATCTCATTCTATATATTTTTTACGATGTTATTCAACGGCGGATTGGCGCCGACATATATACTCATCACGCAATATCTCCATATGGCCGATACTATATGGGTACTCATAGTACCGGGGCTTATAAATGCCTGGCATATCATACTGCTGCGCACATTCTTTCAGAAGATGCCGGAATCTATCATAGAATCGGCTAAGATGGATGGCGCGAGCGAAATGAGGGTGTTCTTTCAGTTTATGCTTCCGTTATCCACGCCGGCTTTGGCTACAGTTGCGTTTTTGGGCGCTATGGGGCGCTGGAACGATTGGTTTACGGCGTTATTATATATAAACAAACCCGAACTGATGCCATTGCAATATTTGCTTCAGAGGATGTTGTCGAACATACAGTTCATGCAGCAGCTCATGGACAATATGCCGGCCGCGTTCATAAATGCTGATTTGGTCCCTTCCGAATCCGCTCGTATGGCTATGGCCGTGGTGGCGGCCGGGCCGATGCTGGTTGTGTTCCCGTTCTTCCAGAAGTATTTTGTGGAAGGGCTTACGGTAGGCTCGGTCAAAGGATAG